In the genome of Deltaproteobacteria bacterium, one region contains:
- a CDS encoding SDR family oxidoreductase: MKAVVTGSASGVGLALVRELNERGARVIGVDLAGDIRAKRVSEAGGEFLACDVTSPDDWRRLAAAVRERFGALDFAALNAGIMTRPPAAPIDDDPLALAGGDAYRRVFAVNVDGVVLGLAALVPVMAQGSAIVATSSAAGLIALPWDPYYAATKHAVVGLVRSFGAPLAARGIRLNALCPVGIDTAIVPIAARATTPASELRTPEYAAKAALAVAARPESGAAFVFSDDAAFVRRYDVPSPF; encoded by the coding sequence ATGAAGGCAGTTGTTACGGGCTCGGCATCAGGAGTCGGCCTCGCGCTGGTGCGCGAGCTGAATGAGCGCGGCGCGCGGGTGATCGGCGTCGACCTCGCGGGCGACATCCGCGCCAAGCGCGTGAGCGAGGCAGGCGGCGAGTTCCTCGCCTGCGACGTCACGAGCCCTGACGACTGGAGGCGCCTCGCCGCCGCCGTGCGCGAGCGCTTCGGTGCGCTCGATTTCGCCGCGCTGAACGCGGGCATCATGACGCGACCGCCCGCGGCGCCGATCGACGACGATCCGCTCGCGCTCGCCGGTGGTGACGCCTACCGCCGCGTGTTCGCGGTGAACGTCGACGGCGTGGTGCTCGGCCTCGCCGCGCTCGTGCCGGTGATGGCGCAAGGCAGCGCGATCGTCGCCACGTCCTCGGCGGCCGGCTTGATCGCGCTGCCGTGGGATCCCTATTACGCCGCCACGAAGCACGCCGTCGTCGGACTCGTGCGCAGCTTCGGCGCGCCGCTCGCGGCGCGAGGCATTCGCCTGAACGCGCTCTGTCCGGTCGGGATCGACACCGCAATCGTTCCCATCGCCGCGCGCGCGACGACACCCGCCAGCGAGCTGCGCACACCCGAGTACGCCGCGAAGGCGGCGCTCGCCGTCGCCGCGCGCCCCGAGTCCGGCGCGGCGTTCGTGTTCAGCGACGACGCCGCCTTCGTGCGCCGCTACGACGTGCCTTCGCCGTTCTGA
- a CDS encoding SDR family oxidoreductase: MAIERFRYDGKRALIVGAATGMGAATARAVTELGGEVIALDVAPISYPAKQVVTANLSQRASVDAALAQIGGPIHAVFLCAGVADGNPHILAINFLAQRHLLEKLVERSALPRGSAVALISSVAGMGWQMNLAKLKEFMALPDWDSAAAWSAANEGTNSYVFSKQAMNFYAAQQAFPLSKRGIRINAIEPGPTDTPLARANADVWLRFGKTYREEAGVETLTPEQMADVLVFLCSPAASGMSGISMLIDQGLMNSGIAGSFTKPPM, from the coding sequence TGGGCGCAGCCACGGCGCGGGCGGTCACGGAGCTCGGGGGCGAGGTGATCGCGCTCGACGTCGCGCCCATCTCGTACCCGGCGAAGCAAGTTGTTACGGCGAACCTCAGCCAGCGCGCGAGCGTCGACGCCGCGCTCGCGCAGATCGGGGGCCCGATCCACGCCGTGTTCCTGTGCGCCGGCGTCGCCGACGGCAACCCGCACATCCTCGCGATCAACTTCCTCGCGCAGCGCCACTTGCTCGAGAAGCTCGTCGAGCGCAGCGCGCTGCCGCGCGGCTCCGCGGTGGCGCTGATCTCGAGCGTCGCCGGCATGGGCTGGCAGATGAATCTCGCGAAGCTGAAGGAGTTCATGGCGCTGCCGGACTGGGACAGCGCCGCCGCCTGGAGCGCCGCGAACGAGGGCACGAACTCCTACGTGTTCAGCAAGCAGGCCATGAACTTCTACGCCGCGCAGCAGGCCTTTCCGCTCTCGAAGCGCGGCATCCGCATCAACGCGATCGAGCCCGGCCCGACCGACACGCCGCTCGCGCGCGCCAACGCCGACGTGTGGTTGCGCTTCGGCAAGACCTACCGCGAAGAAGCGGGCGTCGAGACGCTCACGCCAGAGCAGATGGCCGACGTGCTCGTGTTCCTGTGCAGCCCCGCCGCGAGCGGCATGAGCGGCATCTCGATGCTGATCGATCAGGGCCTCATGAACTCCGGCATCGCGGGCAGCTTCACGAAGCCGCCGATGTGA